In Rhodobacteraceae bacterium LMO-JJ12, a single window of DNA contains:
- a CDS encoding LuxR family transcriptional regulator: protein MLEDLEQAADPVKLRRIAENLRDNFEIDHLIYRWISRSARQYCYGTYSDEWLNRYLEKDYLRVDPVVQGCFQRFHPVDWKRLDWTGRAARAFQADAVEHGVGNQGFSVPIRGPNGQFALFTLSHHCDDHTWAAFTDSNRRRLILIAHLFNHKALQFEPERPPEPAQTLSPREVDAMTFLAMGYSRAQVADTLSISEHTLRVYIESARFKLGALNTTHAVARALSRGLIVI from the coding sequence ATACTAGAGGACTTGGAACAGGCTGCTGATCCTGTCAAACTTCGCCGGATCGCAGAAAACCTCCGCGACAACTTCGAAATTGATCATCTGATCTATCGCTGGATTAGCCGTTCGGCCAGGCAATATTGCTATGGCACCTATTCCGATGAATGGCTAAATCGCTATCTCGAGAAGGATTATTTGCGCGTTGATCCGGTGGTTCAGGGATGTTTTCAACGGTTTCACCCCGTCGATTGGAAGCGTTTGGACTGGACCGGTAGAGCGGCGCGTGCCTTTCAGGCCGACGCAGTAGAACATGGTGTCGGCAATCAGGGATTTTCTGTTCCCATACGCGGGCCAAATGGGCAATTCGCCCTGTTCACTTTATCGCATCACTGCGACGATCACACTTGGGCTGCCTTTACTGACAGTAACCGGCGTCGTCTGATCCTGATCGCTCATTTATTCAATCACAAGGCCTTGCAATTCGAACCAGAGCGGCCCCCGGAACCGGCACAGACGCTCTCACCCAGAGAGGTTGATGCCATGACGTTTCTTGCCATGGGATACAGCCGAGCCCAGGTGGCCGATACGCTCTCGATTTCTGAGCATACGCTGCGTGTCTACATTGAATCCGCGCGATTCAAACTTGGCGCATTGAATACGACCCACGCGGTTGCACGGGCCTTGTCGCGCGGATTGATTGTGATCTGA
- the ccrA gene encoding crotonyl-CoA carboxylase/reductase gives MALDTETGIAAYDAPEKDLYEIGEMPPLGYVPKKMYAWAIRRERHGEPDQSFQQEVVDTWEIDSHEVLVLVMAAGVNYNGVWAGLGVPISPFDVHKQPYHIAGSDAAGIVWQVGDKVKTWKVGDEVVVHCNQDDGEDEECNGGDPMFSPTQRIWGYETHDGSFAQFTRVQAQQLMPRPKHLTWEESACYTLTLATAYRMLFGHHPHELKPGQNVLVWGASGGLGSYAIQLANTAGANAIGVISDESKRDFVMAMGAKGVINRKDFKCWGQLPTVNTPEYNEWLKEARKFGKAIWDITGKGVSVDMVFEHPGEATFPVSTLVVKKGGMVVICAGTSGFNTTFDVRYMWMHQKRLQGSHFAHLKQAASANRLMVDRRLDPCMSEVFPWAEIPLAHVKMFKNQHKPGNMAVLVQAPKTGLRTVEDVLEAGKSR, from the coding sequence ATGGCTTTGGATACCGAAACCGGGATCGCGGCTTACGACGCACCTGAGAAAGACTTGTATGAAATCGGTGAAATGCCGCCGCTCGGCTATGTCCCCAAGAAGATGTACGCTTGGGCGATCCGGCGCGAACGCCACGGCGAACCGGATCAATCATTCCAACAGGAAGTAGTCGACACCTGGGAAATCGACAGCCACGAGGTGCTGGTTCTGGTGATGGCGGCAGGCGTGAACTACAATGGTGTCTGGGCCGGTCTCGGCGTGCCGATCTCGCCCTTCGACGTTCACAAACAGCCTTATCACATCGCCGGGTCCGATGCCGCCGGGATCGTCTGGCAGGTGGGTGACAAGGTAAAGACCTGGAAAGTCGGCGACGAGGTGGTCGTGCACTGTAACCAGGACGATGGCGAAGACGAAGAGTGTAACGGCGGCGACCCCATGTTCTCGCCGACCCAGCGGATCTGGGGTTATGAGACGCATGACGGATCGTTTGCGCAGTTCACTCGCGTGCAAGCGCAGCAATTGATGCCGCGCCCCAAACACCTGACCTGGGAAGAAAGCGCGTGTTACACTCTGACCCTGGCAACCGCCTATCGGATGTTGTTTGGCCACCATCCGCATGAATTGAAACCGGGTCAGAACGTGCTGGTCTGGGGCGCGTCGGGCGGGCTGGGGTCGTATGCGATCCAGTTGGCAAATACCGCAGGGGCCAATGCGATCGGGGTGATCTCGGACGAGAGCAAGCGTGATTTCGTCATGGCGATGGGCGCCAAGGGCGTGATCAACCGCAAGGATTTCAAGTGCTGGGGCCAACTGCCGACGGTGAATACACCGGAATATAACGAATGGCTGAAAGAGGCGCGCAAGTTCGGCAAAGCCATCTGGGACATCACTGGCAAGGGTGTGAGCGTCGACATGGTGTTCGAACACCCCGGCGAGGCGACATTCCCGGTTTCGACCCTGGTGGTGAAGAAAGGCGGTATGGTTGTGATCTGTGCCGGCACCTCTGGCTTCAACACAACTTTCGATGTGCGTTATATGTGGATGCACCAGAAGCGTTTGCAGGGTTCACATTTCGCGCATCTCAAGCAGGCAGCGTCGGCCAACCGTCTCATGGTTGATCGTCGGCTTGATCCCTGTATGTCAGAGGTATTCCCGTGGGCCGAAATCCCGCTGGCTCATGTCAAGATGTTCAAAAACCAACACAAGCCCGGCAACATGGCCGTGCTGGTGCAGGCGCCGAAAACCGGGCTTCGCACGGTAGAGGATGTGCTGGAAGCAGGAAAATCGCGCTAA
- the deoD gene encoding purine-nucleoside phosphorylase yields the protein MTIHIGAKPGEIAETVLMPGDPLRAKWAAETFLKDARCVNETRGMLGFTGTRNGHRVSIQGSGMGMPSLSIYANELIRDFGAKTLIRIGSCGAMQESVGIRDVIVAMTASSLSTPSRGFFKELNFAPCADFGLLRRAVAAAEAKGIASHVGGIYSADVFYDERSDLTEQMTRHGILAVEMEAAELYTVAARFGARALAVLTVSDHLLTKEALPSEDRERSFGEMVEIALEAAFD from the coding sequence ATGACCATCCATATCGGGGCCAAACCCGGAGAGATTGCCGAAACCGTGCTGATGCCGGGCGATCCGCTGCGCGCCAAATGGGCCGCCGAAACGTTTCTGAAAGACGCGAGATGTGTCAATGAAACCAGGGGGATGCTAGGTTTTACCGGAACCCGGAACGGCCATAGAGTCAGCATTCAGGGCTCGGGGATGGGCATGCCGAGCCTGTCGATCTATGCTAACGAATTGATCCGCGATTTCGGCGCCAAGACGTTGATCCGCATCGGCTCTTGCGGGGCGATGCAAGAAAGCGTGGGTATCCGCGACGTGATCGTGGCGATGACGGCCAGTTCGCTTTCAACACCGTCGCGCGGCTTTTTCAAGGAGCTGAATTTCGCCCCCTGCGCCGATTTCGGATTGCTGCGCCGCGCGGTGGCCGCGGCCGAGGCCAAGGGGATAGCAAGCCACGTTGGCGGGATCTATTCGGCGGATGTGTTTTATGACGAACGCTCTGATTTAACGGAACAAATGACCCGCCACGGCATTCTTGCCGTCGAGATGGAGGCGGCCGAGCTTTACACCGTGGCGGCGCGGTTTGGGGCGCGGGCGCTGGCGGTTCTGACCGTTTCGGACCATCTTTTGACTAAAGAGGCGCTGCCGAGTGAAGACCGCGAGCGCAGCTTTGGCGAGATGGTGGAGATTGCACTGGAGGCGGCATTTGACTGA
- a CDS encoding aminotransferase class I/II-fold pyridoxal phosphate-dependent enzyme: MTENLAKRDWVPAISEDRVQEVANRVAGQETGAIAARIEELARDNRTVHEKHCFNLNPATNVMNPRAEALLASGLGTRPSLGYPGDKYEMGLEAIEEIEVICAELCAEVFGAKYAEIRVPSGAIANLYGFMALSKPRDQIIVPSAKIGGHVTHHTAGCAGLYGLESIAAPVDGDGFTLDLAGLAEMAERVKPAIITVGGSLNLFEHPVREVREIADKTGAWVLFDAAHQCGMIAGKAWRNPLDEGAHLMTMSTYKSLGGPPSGLIVTNEAEIAKRLDLIAFPGMTANFDAAKSAALAMAMLDWKDHGEAYARAMIETAQALAKALKSEGIPLFEGREGATQSHQFAVLAEGFGGGQTASKKLRKAGFLACGIGLPVAELDHDLNGLRFGTPELVRWGMGAADMPELGARIAAALRANAPEEMAEETARYRGLFNRIHYVHGG; the protein is encoded by the coding sequence TTGACTGAAAACTTGGCAAAACGCGACTGGGTTCCGGCAATCAGCGAAGACCGGGTGCAAGAGGTCGCAAATCGTGTCGCCGGGCAGGAAACCGGAGCGATCGCAGCGCGGATCGAGGAATTGGCGCGCGATAACAGGACTGTCCACGAAAAACATTGCTTTAACCTTAACCCAGCGACCAACGTGATGAATCCGCGCGCCGAAGCCTTGCTGGCAAGTGGTTTGGGGACGCGGCCGTCGTTGGGCTATCCGGGCGACAAATACGAAATGGGGCTGGAAGCGATCGAGGAAATCGAGGTGATCTGCGCCGAATTATGCGCCGAGGTGTTTGGCGCGAAATACGCCGAGATTCGCGTGCCATCGGGGGCAATCGCCAATCTCTATGGCTTCATGGCGCTGAGCAAACCGCGAGATCAAATCATTGTTCCGTCAGCGAAAATTGGCGGGCATGTTACGCATCATACCGCCGGATGCGCCGGGCTTTACGGGCTTGAGAGCATCGCGGCGCCGGTGGACGGCGATGGTTTTACGCTGGACCTGGCGGGGCTGGCGGAAATGGCCGAGCGGGTGAAACCGGCGATCATCACCGTGGGAGGGTCGCTTAACCTGTTTGAGCATCCGGTGCGCGAAGTGCGGGAAATCGCCGATAAAACAGGAGCTTGGGTGCTGTTTGATGCGGCGCATCAATGTGGGATGATCGCCGGAAAGGCCTGGCGCAACCCGCTGGACGAGGGCGCGCATCTGATGACGATGAGCACCTATAAATCGCTTGGCGGGCCGCCGTCTGGTTTGATCGTGACAAACGAGGCGGAGATTGCCAAACGGTTGGATTTAATCGCTTTTCCCGGCATGACGGCGAATTTTGACGCGGCAAAATCGGCGGCGCTGGCAATGGCGATGCTGGATTGGAAAGACCATGGGGAAGCCTATGCGCGGGCCATGATCGAGACCGCGCAAGCGCTGGCCAAGGCGCTGAAATCAGAAGGGATTCCGCTGTTTGAGGGCAGGGAGGGCGCGACGCAAAGCCACCAATTTGCAGTGCTGGCCGAGGGATTTGGCGGCGGGCAAACGGCCTCGAAAAAGCTGCGCAAGGCGGGCTTTCTGGCCTGTGGAATCGGCCTGCCGGTCGCGGAATTAGATCATGATCTCAATGGTTTGCGCTTTGGCACGCCTGAGCTTGTGCGGTGGGGGATGGGCGCGGCAGACATGCCGGAACTGGGCGCGCGGATCGCGGCGGCTTTGCGGGCGAACGCGCCCGAGGAGATGGCCGAGGAGACCGCAAGGTATCGCGGGTTGTTCAATCGTATCCACTACGTTCACGGCGGTTAA
- a CDS encoding AAA family ATPase encodes MNADPITFSHDQAEAFDRISEQLRLRGVDIENGILSPVTEHADLVLGVMGKAGSGKTMLLSKVFEALEECGVEIISGDYEGRRRKERRSVAILAPTNKAASVLRMQGVPATTIHRILYTPVYDPEYERIAQWLAGEGEQPEIEGLSEVALARAAAFYKLNRSIPGALATAGLRGSDFITGWKRRDEPLDIGFVDESSMLDDKQFDDLKEIFSTLFLFGDPAQLAPVNQSGAMVFDRLEDDAKLELSRVHRQDASNPILDLAHALSDPEIGFQEFENLVESAAEKDDRVIWGQRVEVDLMARSPVLVWRNVTRIRLINAFRQVHGAPEDALLAGEPLICDGIELPLKHRKRRLDLEARGLIKGAQVVYLGPGRKPGFSRLHVVGAPDPQVSAASIVKIEKPDEEEPFIPFAARMGATFLHGAAVTIHKAQGSQWENVQVFAPDLYAAARMGRVEAGQPLWKRLAYVAITRAQERLFWVVRNRLSKPTQALSTDDLSVSPIPLQLSEEII; translated from the coding sequence ATGAACGCTGACCCCATTACATTTTCTCACGATCAGGCCGAGGCTTTTGATCGCATTTCCGAGCAACTGCGGTTGCGGGGCGTCGACATCGAAAACGGCATTCTTTCCCCGGTAACAGAACATGCCGATCTTGTTCTTGGGGTGATGGGCAAGGCGGGATCGGGCAAGACCATGCTGCTTTCGAAGGTGTTTGAAGCATTGGAGGAATGCGGCGTCGAGATCATCTCGGGCGACTATGAGGGCCGCCGCAGGAAAGAACGCCGCTCGGTTGCAATTCTGGCGCCAACCAACAAGGCCGCCAGTGTGTTGCGAATGCAGGGTGTGCCTGCGACCACGATTCACCGAATTCTTTACACTCCGGTTTACGACCCGGAGTATGAACGGATAGCGCAATGGCTGGCGGGCGAAGGGGAACAGCCCGAAATCGAAGGCCTGAGCGAGGTCGCTCTTGCGCGCGCGGCGGCATTTTACAAGCTGAATCGATCCATCCCCGGTGCGCTGGCCACTGCGGGTTTGCGTGGGTCTGATTTCATCACAGGCTGGAAGCGCCGAGACGAGCCGCTCGACATCGGCTTCGTTGATGAGTCCTCAATGCTTGATGACAAGCAGTTCGACGATCTGAAAGAGATCTTTTCCACGCTTTTCCTGTTCGGAGATCCTGCACAGCTCGCCCCCGTCAATCAATCTGGCGCGATGGTGTTTGATCGTTTGGAAGATGACGCGAAGCTGGAGTTGAGTCGCGTTCACCGGCAGGACGCAAGCAATCCAATCCTCGATCTTGCCCATGCGCTGTCTGACCCCGAGATCGGGTTTCAGGAGTTTGAAAACCTTGTCGAAAGCGCTGCCGAAAAAGACGACAGGGTCATCTGGGGTCAGCGTGTCGAGGTTGACCTGATGGCGCGCAGTCCAGTTCTGGTGTGGCGCAACGTAACGCGGATCCGTCTGATCAATGCATTTCGACAGGTTCATGGCGCACCAGAAGACGCGTTGCTGGCTGGTGAGCCACTGATTTGCGACGGTATTGAGTTGCCGTTGAAACACCGCAAGCGACGGCTTGATCTCGAGGCGAGAGGGCTGATCAAGGGGGCGCAGGTGGTCTATCTCGGGCCTGGGAGAAAGCCCGGATTTTCGAGACTGCATGTCGTCGGCGCACCCGATCCGCAGGTTTCGGCAGCCTCAATCGTAAAGATCGAAAAGCCGGACGAAGAAGAACCTTTCATCCCCTTTGCCGCCCGGATGGGAGCGACGTTCCTGCACGGTGCCGCAGTCACGATTCACAAGGCCCAGGGGTCACAATGGGAGAACGTTCAGGTCTTTGCCCCTGATCTCTACGCGGCCGCGCGCATGGGCCGGGTTGAAGCCGGGCAGCCGCTATGGAAACGTTTGGCTTATGTTGCCATCACACGGGCGCAAGAGCGGCTTTTCTGGGTGGTACGCAACCGGCTTTCAAAGCCAACCCAAGCACTCTCCACCGACGATCTTTCAGTCTCGCCCATACCTTTGCAGCTCAGCGAAGAGATCATTTGA
- a CDS encoding TIGR02186 family protein, translated as MLRLAALLFGLLLTLASALAAEEVVLGLSQSRVAITANFDGSEILIFGAIKRDIPAPEDSSLGVVVAIEGPSLPLTVRRKEKKFGIWVNTDALEIDAAPAFYAVATSAPFEEVISRTEDLRFHISIPQAIRSVGAPSHILDAEAFKEAVIRIRRNNNLYQVLENKVEVQQETLFRTSIALPSNLTEGTYKTRVFLTRKGEVVTHFETSIEVHKVGLERFLFNLSREQPLIYGLLSLAIAIIAGWGASAFFQVFRRG; from the coding sequence ATGCTGCGCCTTGCCGCACTTTTGTTCGGGCTTTTACTGACGCTCGCGTCTGCGTTGGCCGCCGAAGAGGTCGTGCTTGGCCTCAGCCAGAGCCGCGTCGCGATCACTGCCAATTTCGATGGCTCCGAGATCCTGATTTTTGGTGCAATCAAACGCGATATTCCGGCACCTGAGGATAGCTCTTTGGGTGTCGTAGTAGCCATCGAAGGGCCGTCTCTGCCGCTTACCGTGCGGCGCAAGGAGAAAAAATTTGGCATCTGGGTCAACACAGATGCGCTTGAGATTGACGCGGCGCCTGCATTTTATGCGGTAGCCACAAGCGCGCCGTTCGAAGAGGTGATCAGCCGGACCGAGGATCTGCGTTTCCATATTTCAATTCCCCAAGCCATCCGTTCGGTTGGGGCGCCTTCCCATATTCTAGATGCTGAGGCCTTCAAAGAGGCGGTGATCCGTATACGCCGAAATAACAATCTCTATCAGGTGCTTGAAAACAAGGTCGAGGTTCAGCAGGAGACTCTGTTCAGGACCTCTATCGCTTTGCCGTCGAACCTGACCGAAGGCACATACAAGACCCGAGTCTTTCTCACTCGCAAGGGCGAAGTCGTCACGCATTTTGAAACCTCGATCGAGGTTCATAAGGTCGGATTGGAACGTTTTCTGTTCAATCTCTCGCGTGAACAGCCATTAATCTATGGCCTTCTGTCGCTGGCCATCGCGATCATCGCCGGATGGGGAGCCTCGGCCTTCTTCCAGGTGTTTCGCCGCGGCTAA
- a CDS encoding protein meaA, with product MSHSQKDPKRDRPWIIRTYSGHSTASASNALYRANLSKGQTGLSVAFDLPTQTGYDSDHVLARGEVGKVGVPVCHLGDMRSLFDQIPLEQMNTSMTINATAPWLLALYIAVAEEQGADVTKLQGTVQNDIIKEYLSRGTYVCPPKPSLKLIGDVAEYCYTHVPKWNPMNVCSYHLQEAGATPQQELAFALATAIAVLDELKGKVPAEDFPGVVARISFFVNAGIRFVTEMCKMRAFVDLWDEICLERYGVEDPKFRRFRYGVQVNSLGLTEQQPENNVYRILIEMLAVTLSKKARARAVQLPAWNEALGLPRPWDQQWSMRMQQIMAYETDLLEYEDLFDGNPAVDAKVEALKEGARHELANLDAMGGAVASIEYMKSRLVESNAERLNRIEAGETVVVGVNRWTDGEPSPLMTGDGGIMTVDPAVEQEQIDRLNAWRAERDEAAVQAALSELREAAAGGENVMGPSIKAAKAGATTGEWAAQMRAVFGEYRGPTGVSRGVSNKTEGLEEIRAAVDAVSDRLGRRLKFVIGKPGLDGHSNGAEQIAFRARDCGMDIEYEGIRLTPDEIVSAAKERDAHVVGLSILSGSHMPLVEETLAKMRAEGLGHIPVIVGGIIPEDDAQRLREHGVALVYTPKDFELNTIMMDIVALVDPKVEAAE from the coding sequence ATGTCGCATTCGCAAAAAGACCCGAAACGAGATCGCCCCTGGATCATTCGTACCTATTCCGGGCATTCGACCGCTTCTGCCTCAAACGCGCTTTACCGCGCTAACCTGTCCAAAGGGCAGACCGGTCTCTCGGTGGCCTTCGATCTGCCTACGCAGACAGGTTATGACAGCGATCATGTGCTGGCTCGCGGCGAAGTGGGCAAGGTCGGAGTGCCAGTCTGCCATCTGGGCGACATGCGCAGCTTGTTCGATCAGATCCCGCTTGAACAAATGAACACCTCGATGACGATCAACGCGACGGCGCCCTGGCTTCTGGCGCTCTATATTGCGGTGGCCGAGGAACAAGGCGCCGATGTCACGAAACTTCAGGGCACCGTGCAAAACGATATCATCAAGGAATATCTGAGCCGTGGCACCTATGTCTGCCCGCCCAAACCGTCGCTCAAACTGATCGGGGATGTGGCCGAATATTGCTATACACACGTGCCCAAGTGGAATCCGATGAACGTGTGTTCGTATCACCTGCAAGAGGCGGGCGCGACGCCGCAGCAAGAGCTTGCCTTTGCGCTGGCTACGGCGATAGCGGTGCTTGACGAGCTGAAGGGCAAGGTTCCGGCCGAAGATTTCCCCGGTGTTGTGGCGCGGATTTCCTTCTTCGTGAATGCTGGCATCCGTTTTGTGACCGAGATGTGCAAGATGCGGGCCTTTGTCGATCTTTGGGATGAAATCTGCCTTGAGCGTTATGGTGTCGAAGACCCGAAATTCCGCCGCTTCCGCTATGGTGTGCAGGTCAACTCGCTGGGCCTGACCGAGCAACAACCGGAAAACAACGTCTATCGTATCCTGATCGAGATGCTGGCCGTGACCCTTTCGAAGAAAGCCCGCGCCCGCGCCGTGCAATTGCCCGCCTGGAACGAGGCGCTTGGCCTGCCACGCCCATGGGATCAGCAATGGTCGATGCGGATGCAGCAGATTATGGCCTATGAGACCGATCTGCTTGAATATGAAGACCTTTTTGACGGTAACCCCGCGGTTGATGCCAAGGTCGAAGCGTTGAAAGAAGGCGCGCGCCACGAGTTGGCCAACCTTGACGCGATGGGCGGGGCGGTGGCCTCGATCGAATACATGAAATCGCGGCTGGTGGAGTCAAATGCCGAGCGGTTGAACCGGATCGAGGCGGGCGAAACCGTTGTTGTCGGAGTGAATCGCTGGACTGACGGCGAGCCATCGCCGTTGATGACCGGAGATGGCGGGATCATGACCGTCGATCCGGCAGTGGAGCAGGAACAGATCGACCGGCTGAACGCATGGCGCGCCGAGCGCGACGAGGCGGCGGTGCAAGCCGCGCTGAGCGAATTGCGCGAGGCGGCGGCGGGCGGTGAGAATGTCATGGGGCCGTCGATCAAGGCCGCCAAGGCCGGGGCCACCACCGGAGAATGGGCGGCGCAAATGCGCGCGGTTTTCGGAGAATATCGAGGCCCTACAGGGGTTTCGCGCGGTGTGTCGAACAAGACCGAAGGGCTTGAAGAGATTCGCGCGGCGGTCGATGCGGTGTCGGATCGGTTGGGCCGACGGCTCAAGTTCGTGATCGGCAAACCCGGGCTTGATGGCCATTCCAACGGCGCCGAACAGATCGCCTTTCGTGCCCGTGATTGCGGCATGGACATTGAATATGAGGGGATTCGCCTGACCCCGGATGAGATCGTAAGTGCCGCGAAAGAGCGCGATGCGCATGTCGTGGGCCTGTCGATTCTGAGTGGTTCGCACATGCCGCTGGTTGAGGAAACACTTGCAAAGATGCGGGCAGAAGGGCTGGGCCATATCCCTGTAATCGTTGGTGGTATCATTCCCGAAGATGATGCCCAACGGTTGCGCGAACACGGCGTCGCGTTGGTCTATACGCCCAAGGATTTCGAGTTGAACACCATCATGATGGATATTGTGGCGCTGGTTGATCCGAAGGTTGAAGCAGCGGAGTAG
- a CDS encoding 1-acyl-sn-glycerol-3-phosphate acyltransferase — translation MTNMVQMPLWFLLLILAFAAYAALEKIMLPSVRWFFRRRMERAVARLNERLERPIQPFKLARRYDMIQRLIYDPEVSRAIAAHAAEEGVPENVAFETAQRYAREIVPSFSATLYFGFAIKLAKLISTSLYRVRLGHYAERRLAEIDEDATIVFVMNHRSNMDYVLVTYLAAERSALSYAVGEWARVWPLSRLIKSMGAYFIRRKSRNDLYRKVLARYVRLATDGGVMQAVFPEGGLSLDGALAEPRMGILKYIVEGHDVDARDVVFVPVALNYDRVFEDRILIAAGQEGARRFQAKISLIAKFLLKQLWLRLRGKYHRFGYAAVSFGAPVSLRGFLSEHAMQSGETVAPLAQELMRRIGNEVPVLPVPLVATALLRAEVALTRAQLEEAVKDLMADLPNAHVHIPRDDQSYCVEVGLRNLRHRRIAIEQDGLFAVASEDAPIMAYYAASIAHLFRNRSEGG, via the coding sequence ATGACGAACATGGTTCAAATGCCGCTTTGGTTCCTTCTGTTGATCCTCGCCTTTGCGGCCTATGCGGCTTTGGAAAAGATAATGCTGCCGTCGGTCCGTTGGTTCTTCCGGCGGCGGATGGAGCGTGCGGTGGCGCGCCTCAACGAGAGGCTCGAACGTCCGATCCAGCCATTCAAGCTGGCGCGTCGCTACGATATGATTCAGCGGCTGATCTATGATCCCGAGGTGTCGCGCGCAATCGCGGCGCATGCCGCCGAGGAAGGTGTGCCAGAGAACGTCGCGTTTGAAACGGCGCAAAGATATGCCCGTGAGATCGTCCCTTCCTTCAGCGCCACGCTCTATTTCGGTTTCGCAATCAAGCTTGCCAAGCTGATAAGCACGTCTCTCTACCGAGTGCGATTGGGGCACTACGCCGAACGCAGGCTGGCCGAGATCGACGAGGATGCCACGATTGTCTTCGTGATGAATCACCGATCCAACATGGATTATGTGCTCGTCACCTATCTCGCGGCCGAGCGCAGCGCGCTGAGCTATGCTGTGGGAGAATGGGCGCGGGTTTGGCCTCTGAGCCGCTTGATCAAGTCGATGGGGGCTTACTTCATTCGACGAAAATCTCGCAATGATCTCTACCGCAAGGTGCTTGCACGCTATGTTCGGCTGGCCACTGATGGCGGTGTGATGCAGGCTGTTTTTCCCGAAGGCGGGCTGTCGCTCGACGGCGCTCTGGCCGAGCCGCGTATGGGTATCCTGAAATACATTGTCGAAGGCCATGATGTCGACGCCCGTGACGTGGTCTTCGTGCCGGTTGCACTAAACTATGACCGAGTGTTCGAGGATCGAATACTCATCGCCGCCGGGCAAGAAGGCGCGCGACGGTTTCAGGCGAAAATCTCGCTGATCGCAAAATTTCTGTTGAAACAGCTCTGGCTACGACTGCGAGGGAAATACCACCGTTTTGGCTATGCGGCCGTGAGTTTCGGGGCGCCCGTCTCGCTGCGTGGTTTTCTCAGCGAACACGCTATGCAGTCAGGTGAGACCGTGGCCCCGCTGGCACAGGAGTTGATGCGCCGTATCGGTAATGAGGTGCCTGTATTGCCGGTCCCTTTGGTGGCCACTGCTCTGCTCCGAGCCGAGGTAGCGTTGACGCGCGCGCAGCTTGAGGAGGCTGTTAAGGATCTCATGGCAGACTTACCCAACGCTCATGTTCATATCCCGCGCGATGATCAGAGCTACTGTGTTGAAGTGGGCTTGCGCAACTTACGCCACCGCCGTATCGCCATCGAGCAGGATGGGCTATTTGCGGTTGCATCTGAGGACGCACCGATCATGGCCTATTATGCTGCTTCTATCGCGCATCTTTTTCGCAATCGCAGCGAGGGCGGCTGA
- a CDS encoding sulfite exporter TauE/SafE family protein has translation MQIYLPIAEVSVNAFLLLGLGGLVGVLSGMFGVGGGFLMTPLLFFIGIPPAVAVATEANQIVASSFSGVLAHLRRKTVDLKMGTVLLVGGLVGAAFGVMLFNYLKSAGQVDLLVKLCYVVFLGIIGGLMFIESLNAIRRSRKTGGHAAPKRRQRTWVHTLPFKMRFRTSGLYISVIPPLIVGLCVGVLAAIMGVGGGFIMVPAMIYLLGMPTKVVIGTSLFQIIFVTGFTTLLHATTNYTVDMALAVLLLVGGVIGAQVGTRIGLKLKAEQLRILLAMMVLLVCGKLALDLLLQPAELFSLGTGGGH, from the coding sequence ATGCAAATCTATCTCCCCATTGCCGAAGTCTCCGTAAACGCCTTTCTCTTGCTGGGGCTCGGCGGATTGGTTGGTGTATTGTCCGGCATGTTTGGTGTCGGCGGCGGCTTTCTGATGACACCGCTCCTGTTTTTTATCGGCATTCCGCCTGCTGTCGCGGTGGCCACCGAAGCCAATCAGATCGTTGCTTCATCCTTTTCCGGGGTGCTGGCCCATCTCAGGCGCAAGACGGTTGACCTCAAGATGGGGACCGTGTTGCTGGTCGGCGGTCTTGTTGGCGCAGCGTTTGGCGTCATGCTGTTCAACTATCTGAAATCGGCGGGTCAGGTCGATCTGCTGGTCAAGCTCTGCTATGTCGTCTTCCTCGGCATCATCGGCGGGCTGATGTTCATTGAAAGCCTGAATGCGATCCGCCGGTCGCGCAAGACGGGCGGACATGCGGCCCCCAAACGCAGGCAGCGCACCTGGGTTCATACCTTGCCTTTCAAGATGCGGTTTCGCACCTCGGGGCTCTATATATCGGTCATTCCGCCGTTGATTGTCGGGTTATGTGTCGGGGTTCTTGCCGCAATCATGGGCGTTGGTGGCGGATTTATCATGGTGCCGGCGATGATCTATCTGTTGGGAATGCCAACCAAGGTGGTTATTGGAACCTCGCTGTTTCAGATTATCTTCGTCACCGGCTTTACAACTCTTCTGCATGCGACGACCAACTATACGGTCGACATGGCGCTGGCTGTTTTGCTGTTGGTTGGCGGTGTGATCGGCGCTCAGGTCGGTACCAGGATCGGCTTGAAGCTCAAGGCAGAGCAATTGCGAATCCTGCTGGCGATGATGGTGTTGCTGGTCTGTGGCAAACTGGCGCTTGATCTCTTGTTGCAACCGGCCGAGCTTTTCTCGCTTGGCACAGGCGGGGGGCATTGA